A single genomic interval of Streptomyces sp. NBC_00663 harbors:
- a CDS encoding sensor histidine kinase → MSAERAAVAADTPRGAALPPPAFDADWAHPVLGHMWRGQQDRQRLDRRHPWLLDTAVVLAVVLIGLPDLLSGTSHGPFGEAVHRNQGPDGLLYLFTAGLIVPLWWRRRAPAVTFFVIASVSLVQWSFGVWQQAGISTLVALYSLALHGSLRMLGWAAAVTVAETTVAVCFLVDIGNPVRGLFFLLGTATAAVAVGLTLRIRRMYLAALEDRAQRLEVERDQRVKLTAAAERARVAREMHDIVGHNLSVMVTVADGAATLAANRNEQSTEALRVLGDTGRQAMSELRRMLGVLREEQEDERLLGPQPGIRDLDALLARVRAAGVTVTYRTVGDLDGLGDGVQLTVYRVVQESLTNTLKHAGTGTSADVTLAAEGGEVRIRVTDTGIPPGALPRAKPTTEEDGPGHGLVGIRQRAAMYGGTVTIGPRDTGHGWLVDVVLDVPPGERLS, encoded by the coding sequence ATGAGTGCGGAACGCGCGGCAGTCGCCGCGGACACCCCCCGGGGGGCGGCGCTCCCGCCACCCGCGTTCGACGCCGACTGGGCGCACCCCGTCCTGGGGCACATGTGGCGCGGTCAGCAGGACCGGCAGCGGCTGGACCGCCGCCATCCTTGGCTGCTCGACACGGCGGTGGTACTGGCCGTTGTCCTGATCGGCCTGCCCGACCTGCTCTCCGGGACCAGCCACGGCCCCTTCGGGGAGGCGGTGCACCGGAATCAGGGGCCGGACGGCCTCCTGTACCTCTTCACCGCGGGGCTCATCGTGCCGCTGTGGTGGCGGCGCAGGGCCCCGGCCGTGACCTTCTTCGTGATCGCGTCCGTGTCGCTCGTCCAGTGGTCCTTCGGGGTGTGGCAGCAAGCCGGTATCAGCACGCTCGTCGCGCTGTATTCCCTGGCCCTGCACGGCTCGTTGCGGATGCTGGGCTGGGCAGCGGCGGTCACGGTCGCCGAGACGACGGTGGCGGTCTGCTTCCTGGTGGACATCGGGAACCCGGTGCGCGGCCTGTTCTTCCTGCTGGGAACGGCGACGGCGGCCGTGGCCGTCGGGCTGACCCTGCGGATCCGCCGGATGTATCTGGCGGCGTTGGAGGACCGCGCCCAGCGTCTGGAGGTCGAACGCGACCAGCGCGTCAAGCTCACCGCCGCCGCCGAACGCGCCCGGGTCGCCCGCGAGATGCACGACATCGTCGGCCACAACCTCTCGGTCATGGTCACGGTCGCCGACGGCGCCGCGACCCTCGCCGCCAACCGGAACGAGCAGTCCACCGAGGCCCTGCGCGTCCTCGGTGACACCGGCCGACAGGCCATGAGCGAACTGCGCCGCATGCTGGGCGTGCTCCGCGAGGAACAGGAAGACGAACGGCTGCTCGGCCCGCAGCCCGGCATCCGAGATCTGGACGCCCTGCTGGCGCGGGTCCGGGCGGCGGGAGTGACGGTCACCTACCGGACCGTGGGCGACCTCGACGGCCTGGGCGACGGGGTGCAGCTCACCGTGTACCGCGTGGTTCAGGAATCGCTGACCAACACCCTCAAACACGCCGGGACCGGCACGTCCGCCGACGTCACCCTCGCCGCGGAGGGGGGCGAGGTACGGATCCGGGTCACCGACACCGGCATCCCGCCCGGGGCCCTACCGCGGGCCAAGCCGACGACGGAAGAAGACGGCCCCGGCCACGGGCTGGTCGGCATCCGCCAGCGAGCCGCCATGTACGGCGGGACCGTCACCATCGGACCGCGCGACACCGGCCACGGCTGGCTCGTGGACGTCGTGCTCGACGTACCGCCGGGAGAGCGCCTGTCATGA
- a CDS encoding response regulator transcription factor, with protein sequence MTTVLIADDQPLQRLGVRMLLQGTPGLESVGEAEHGAEAVRMAAELRPDVVLMDVRMPGMDGIEATRRIVESGGRTRVLIVTTFDLDEYAYEGLRAGASGFLLKDARPEELVAGIHAVATGDAVVAPRLTRRLLDAYAHQVLAPAHAPGPRDPRLRALSDREQEVLVAIGNGWTNTEIAERLVLSESTVKKHVGRVLAKIGARDRIQAVIMAYDVGLVRAKPQ encoded by the coding sequence ATGACCACCGTCCTCATCGCCGACGACCAGCCCCTCCAGCGCCTGGGCGTCCGCATGCTCCTGCAAGGCACGCCGGGTCTGGAATCGGTCGGCGAGGCCGAACACGGCGCCGAGGCCGTCCGCATGGCCGCCGAACTCCGCCCCGACGTCGTCCTCATGGACGTCCGGATGCCCGGCATGGACGGCATCGAGGCCACCCGCCGCATCGTCGAGTCCGGCGGCCGCACCCGCGTCCTCATCGTCACCACCTTCGACCTGGACGAGTACGCCTACGAGGGACTGCGGGCCGGCGCCAGCGGCTTCCTGCTCAAGGACGCCCGCCCCGAGGAACTCGTCGCCGGGATTCACGCGGTTGCTACCGGCGACGCCGTCGTGGCGCCCCGCCTGACCCGGCGCCTGCTCGACGCCTACGCCCACCAGGTCCTCGCCCCGGCCCACGCCCCCGGGCCTCGGGATCCTCGCCTGCGAGCCCTCAGCGACCGCGAACAAGAGGTACTGGTCGCCATCGGCAACGGCTGGACCAACACGGAGATCGCCGAGCGGCTCGTGCTCAGCGAATCCACCGTGAAGAAGCACGTCGGCCGGGTCCTCGCCAAGATCGGAGCCCGTGACCGGATCCAGGCCGTGATCATGGCCTACGACGTCGGGCTGGTCCGGGCGAAGCCGCAGTAG
- a CDS encoding TetR/AcrR family transcriptional regulator, producing MGARAESTRRPGRPGADTPAVPDEESILLRGLEAFAELGYDRASARELARRLGVSHNFINDRYGSKAAFWRAVMDAALGAQLASMPPVDTSVDDAEYLRRVITGFYRSAVDTPLIGRVVVVEFAQDTERLDYLYEHYFTPTLRLMTPSIERLVAAGRMAPVPMDVLFFAVVPPVSGMLDTPLARRLGRPESASPEQLTATAESLAALVVNGLLATGTAGPS from the coding sequence GTGGGCGCAAGAGCCGAATCCACTCGACGCCCGGGCCGCCCCGGCGCGGACACTCCCGCGGTACCCGACGAGGAGAGCATCCTGCTGCGCGGCTTGGAGGCCTTCGCGGAGCTCGGGTACGACCGCGCCTCCGCGCGCGAGTTGGCCCGCCGCCTGGGCGTGAGCCACAACTTCATCAACGACCGGTACGGGTCCAAGGCCGCGTTCTGGCGGGCGGTGATGGACGCCGCCCTGGGGGCGCAGCTGGCGAGCATGCCACCGGTGGACACATCGGTCGACGACGCCGAGTACCTGCGGCGAGTCATCACCGGCTTCTACCGGTCCGCCGTGGACACCCCCCTGATCGGACGGGTCGTCGTCGTCGAGTTCGCCCAGGACACCGAGCGGCTGGACTACCTGTACGAGCACTACTTCACTCCGACCCTGCGGCTCATGACCCCCAGCATCGAGCGGCTCGTGGCCGCCGGGCGTATGGCACCCGTCCCGATGGACGTGCTGTTCTTCGCCGTCGTCCCGCCCGTCTCAGGCATGCTCGACACCCCGCTGGCGAGGCGCCTCGGCAGGCCGGAATCCGCCTCGCCGGAGCAACTCACGGCCACGGCGGAGTCGTTGGCGGCCCTGGTGGTCAACGGCCTGCTCGCGACGGGGACGGCGGGCCCCTCCTGA
- a CDS encoding MFS transporter: MPRKPTDTAAGPAVTALPSDHPAYRHRWWILAVIGVAQLMVVLDATIVNIALPSAQKDLGFSDGDRQWVVTAYALAFGSLLLLGGRIADLFGRKVTFLVGLVGFAGASALGGAASSFEMLIVARAAQGLFGALLAPAALSLLTTTFTDAKERAKAFGVYGAIAGAGGAIGLLLGGVLTEYLDWRWTLYVNLAFAGVAFVGGVLLLQRARRDKSVTIDVPGAVLVSGGLFCLVYGFSNAESHDWDSSATWGFLLAGAALLAAFTWWQTRSAHPLLPLRILLDRNRGASFISVLITGAGMFGVFLFLTYYLQQSLAYTPVKTGLAFLPMVAGLMLASTLASTALIPRFGPKPVVPLGMGMAAAAMVWLTALDLGSGYATDVLPPLVVAGLGLGLVMAPSMSLATAGVGAEDAGVASAAVNTMQQVGGSLGTALLNTLSTSAATDYLADRNPKDPAVIAQASLEAYSTAYWWSAAFFLAGLVVSVLLYRRGAPAVDADAAPVVHM; encoded by the coding sequence ATGCCCAGGAAGCCCACCGACACGGCCGCCGGTCCGGCCGTCACCGCCTTGCCGTCAGATCATCCGGCCTACCGCCACCGCTGGTGGATCCTCGCCGTCATCGGCGTCGCCCAGCTGATGGTCGTGCTGGACGCGACGATCGTGAACATCGCTCTGCCGTCCGCTCAGAAGGACCTGGGATTCTCCGACGGGGACCGGCAGTGGGTCGTCACCGCCTACGCGCTCGCCTTCGGCAGCCTTCTGCTGCTCGGCGGTCGGATTGCCGACCTCTTCGGCCGCAAGGTGACCTTCCTGGTCGGCCTTGTGGGCTTTGCCGGTGCCTCCGCGCTCGGCGGTGCCGCGAGCAGCTTCGAGATGCTCATCGTCGCCCGGGCCGCGCAGGGTCTGTTCGGCGCGCTGCTCGCCCCGGCCGCCCTGTCCCTGCTGACCACGACCTTCACCGACGCCAAGGAACGAGCCAAGGCCTTCGGCGTCTACGGTGCCATCGCCGGTGCGGGCGGTGCCATCGGGCTGCTCCTCGGCGGCGTGCTGACCGAGTACCTCGACTGGCGCTGGACCCTCTACGTCAACCTCGCCTTCGCAGGAGTCGCCTTCGTCGGCGGTGTGCTGCTGCTCCAGCGTGCCCGACGCGACAAGAGCGTGACGATTGACGTCCCTGGTGCCGTTCTGGTCTCCGGCGGTCTGTTCTGCCTGGTCTACGGCTTCTCCAACGCAGAGAGCCACGACTGGGACTCCTCGGCCACCTGGGGCTTTCTGCTCGCCGGAGCCGCGCTGCTCGCCGCATTCACCTGGTGGCAGACGCGCTCGGCCCACCCGCTGCTGCCGCTGCGGATCCTGCTCGACCGCAACCGGGGCGCCTCGTTCATCTCCGTGCTCATCACCGGCGCCGGCATGTTCGGTGTCTTCCTCTTCCTCACCTACTACCTGCAACAGAGCCTGGCCTACACCCCCGTCAAGACCGGGCTGGCCTTCCTGCCGATGGTCGCCGGGCTCATGCTCGCTTCCACCCTCGCCTCCACCGCGCTGATCCCCCGGTTCGGGCCCAAGCCGGTGGTGCCGCTGGGGATGGGTATGGCCGCGGCCGCCATGGTCTGGCTCACCGCGCTGGATCTGGGCAGCGGCTACGCCACGGACGTCCTGCCCCCGCTGGTCGTGGCGGGCCTCGGTCTCGGTCTGGTGATGGCCCCGTCCATGAGCCTGGCCACGGCAGGCGTGGGCGCGGAGGACGCCGGTGTCGCCTCGGCGGCCGTCAACACCATGCAGCAAGTGGGCGGCTCCCTCGGTACCGCCCTGCTGAACACCCTCTCCACCAGCGCCGCCACGGACTATCTGGCCGACAGGAACCCGAAGGACCCCGCTGTCATCGCCCAGGCCAGTCTGGAGGCCTACTCCACTGCCTACTGGTGGTCGGCCGCGTTCTTCCTGGCGGGGCTGGTTGTCAGCGTGCTGCTGTACCGGCGTGGGGCGCCCGCCGTGGACGCGGATGCCGCACCCGTGGTGCACATGTGA